One stretch of Roseimicrobium sp. ORNL1 DNA includes these proteins:
- a CDS encoding MFS transporter — protein sequence MKLSDLKHSGHWPTLVTSFLYFDFSFMVWTLLGVLANQIAAPESLNLTAQQRFFMVSVPILFGGLFRLVLGLLVDRIGAKRTGIAAQLVVMSGLAAAWLFGLRNYEATLAMGVVLGVAGASFAVAIPQAGRWYPPRMQGLVMGLAGAGNIGVVIDSLLAPRIAAIWGWQAVFGIALFPAVVVLLIYIFFSKEAPVQITPKKVRDYFRMFRDKDVHWFCFFYTVSFGGFVGLAYSLGMYFKDRFALTPSQAGDLVALCTAIGALGRPIGGGISDRIGGIRSLFIYYTVACIALVLGGFVNNLVFNVAAFFIACGAFGMGNGSVFQLLPQRFGKDLGLMTGLVGCGGGIGGFLLANMMGQSREHTGSYLTGLLIFAGLCLFALIGLSLVKTRWRTTWGALTEARI from the coding sequence ATGAAACTTTCCGACCTCAAGCATTCCGGCCACTGGCCCACGCTCGTCACTTCATTTCTCTACTTCGACTTCAGCTTCATGGTGTGGACCCTGCTGGGTGTCCTGGCCAATCAGATTGCGGCGCCGGAGTCGCTGAACCTCACCGCCCAGCAGCGGTTCTTCATGGTCTCGGTGCCGATTCTCTTCGGTGGCCTCTTCCGTCTGGTGCTGGGCCTGCTGGTGGATCGCATTGGCGCCAAGCGCACCGGCATCGCGGCACAGCTCGTGGTCATGTCGGGCCTGGCTGCCGCGTGGTTGTTTGGCCTGAGGAACTATGAGGCCACGCTCGCCATGGGCGTGGTGCTCGGAGTCGCGGGAGCCAGCTTCGCAGTGGCGATACCGCAGGCGGGTCGCTGGTATCCCCCGCGCATGCAAGGCCTCGTGATGGGTCTTGCGGGAGCGGGGAACATTGGCGTCGTCATCGACTCTCTGCTCGCACCACGAATCGCCGCCATCTGGGGCTGGCAGGCGGTATTCGGCATTGCGCTCTTCCCTGCGGTGGTGGTTCTCTTGATTTACATCTTCTTTTCGAAGGAGGCTCCCGTGCAGATCACGCCCAAGAAGGTCAGGGACTACTTCCGCATGTTCCGGGACAAGGACGTGCACTGGTTCTGCTTCTTCTACACGGTCAGTTTCGGTGGCTTCGTGGGCCTGGCTTACTCGCTGGGCATGTATTTCAAGGATCGCTTCGCGCTGACTCCCTCGCAGGCCGGTGATCTCGTGGCGCTCTGCACGGCCATCGGCGCGCTGGGGCGGCCCATCGGCGGTGGCATCTCTGACCGCATCGGCGGCATCCGTTCCCTGTTCATCTACTACACGGTCGCCTGCATTGCGCTGGTGTTGGGTGGGTTCGTAAACAACCTCGTCTTCAATGTCGCAGCGTTCTTCATCGCCTGTGGTGCATTCGGCATGGGGAATGGCTCCGTGTTCCAGTTGCTGCCGCAGCGCTTTGGAAAGGACCTTGGTCTGATGACCGGACTCGTCGGCTGCGGCGGCGGCATCGGTGGGTTTCTTCTAGCCAACATGATGGGCCAGAGCCGCGAGCACACGGGCAGCTATCTCACCGGCCTGCTCATCTTCGCAGGCCTCTGCCTCTTCGCCCTCATCGGCCTGAGCCTGGTGAAGACCCGCTGGCGCACCACGTGGGGCGCACTCACTGAGGCGAGAATCTAA
- a CDS encoding alginate export family protein has product MKQSLILPALTLVATAALAGTPVPDKNAKAVIPPQPEKKIVTFDFQERLRFEYRENNFDFNDGVNSLTDDSWLLQRARLGIKVQPTDTLTFYVQGQSSLELDSDRPNDPGVMGAEGDDAIDLRQAYIAIGPKEFNVTIGRQLLSYGDERLIGGFDWNNFGRTFDAVKVHYAPTKDWFLDAFVSSVVVIDKDEFNQSDLFDGNDTGRNQVFYGAYFSTTALCPLGSTTDFYALGLHEEYTVGDTDFATLGTRVKADITKTGGWDYETEMAVQFGDVKGKDLSAFAGHWGAGYVWTKAPWKPRIFAEYNFATGDSNAKDGDVGTFQNLFPTNHKFYGYMDVFSWQNIHNPAISFSVNPVKTVKLQLDYHAFWLADTADAWYRANGVTAVRPINAKADNFVGTELDFTATWKATKQLSFLVGYSHFFAGDYLKQTGSKASDDADFAYLQATFDF; this is encoded by the coding sequence ATGAAGCAATCGCTCATTCTACCAGCACTCACCCTTGTCGCCACGGCGGCGCTTGCCGGGACGCCTGTCCCGGACAAGAACGCCAAGGCGGTGATCCCACCCCAGCCCGAGAAGAAGATCGTCACCTTCGACTTCCAGGAACGCCTGCGTTTCGAGTACCGCGAGAACAACTTCGACTTCAATGATGGAGTCAACTCCCTCACGGATGACTCGTGGCTGCTCCAGCGCGCCCGCCTGGGCATCAAGGTCCAGCCGACGGACACCCTGACCTTCTACGTGCAAGGCCAGAGCTCCCTGGAGCTCGACTCCGACCGTCCCAATGACCCCGGTGTGATGGGTGCAGAAGGCGACGACGCCATCGATCTTCGCCAGGCATACATCGCCATTGGCCCGAAGGAATTCAATGTCACCATCGGCCGCCAGCTCCTCAGCTACGGAGACGAGCGCCTGATCGGCGGCTTCGACTGGAACAACTTCGGACGCACGTTCGATGCGGTGAAGGTGCACTACGCTCCCACCAAGGACTGGTTCCTTGATGCCTTCGTCTCCAGCGTGGTCGTGATCGACAAGGATGAGTTCAACCAGAGCGATCTGTTCGATGGCAACGACACCGGCCGCAACCAGGTCTTCTACGGCGCTTACTTCAGCACCACAGCCCTGTGCCCGCTGGGGTCCACCACGGACTTCTATGCGCTCGGCCTGCATGAAGAATACACCGTGGGAGACACGGACTTCGCCACGCTTGGCACCCGTGTGAAAGCGGACATCACCAAGACGGGCGGTTGGGACTACGAAACCGAAATGGCTGTGCAGTTCGGTGACGTGAAAGGCAAGGATCTCTCCGCCTTCGCAGGTCACTGGGGTGCGGGCTACGTGTGGACCAAAGCTCCCTGGAAGCCACGTATCTTCGCAGAGTACAACTTCGCCACTGGTGACAGCAACGCCAAGGACGGCGATGTAGGCACCTTCCAGAACCTGTTCCCCACGAACCACAAGTTCTACGGTTACATGGACGTCTTCTCCTGGCAGAACATCCACAACCCGGCCATCAGCTTCAGCGTGAATCCGGTCAAGACCGTCAAGCTGCAGCTTGACTACCATGCCTTCTGGCTGGCAGACACGGCTGACGCCTGGTACCGCGCGAACGGTGTAACCGCCGTGCGCCCCATCAACGCGAAGGCTGACAACTTCGTCGGCACGGAACTGGATTTCACCGCGACCTGGAAGGCCACGAAGCAGCTTAGCTTCCTGGTGGGTTACAGCCACTTCTTCGCAGGCGACTACCTGAAACAGACTGGCAGCAAAGCCAGCGACGACGCCGACTTCGCCTACCTGCAGGCGACGTTCGACTTCTAA
- a CDS encoding ABC transporter ATP-binding protein: MIASAQPKTMLEVSHLWKAFPTPKGEITIVKDFSLKLAEGEFATLIGHSGCGKSTVLSIVAGLSNSTKGGIILAGRETDEPGPDRGVVFQAPCLLPWLTAFENVMIGVNQVYFTASKQERRQVAEYYLSVVGLAESMHKYPAELSQGMRQRVGIARAFALQPKMLLLDEPFGMLDALTRFELQQVLLELWRKFRITTLMVTHDVDEAIFLSDRVVMMSDGPEAEVGDILRIPFERPRDRKVIMEDPRYYDLREHLITFLNDRSHLRPSKDPAFKPSADMAEELRSHNLSVPTPLPAA; this comes from the coding sequence ATGATTGCCAGCGCCCAGCCGAAAACCATGCTCGAAGTGAGCCACCTGTGGAAGGCCTTCCCCACGCCCAAAGGTGAGATCACCATTGTGAAGGATTTCTCCCTCAAGCTCGCGGAAGGAGAGTTTGCCACCCTCATCGGACACTCTGGATGTGGCAAGAGCACCGTGCTCTCCATCGTCGCGGGCCTGTCCAATTCGACGAAGGGCGGCATCATCCTCGCCGGACGCGAAACGGATGAGCCCGGACCGGATCGTGGTGTCGTATTCCAGGCGCCGTGCCTGCTGCCCTGGCTCACCGCGTTTGAGAACGTGATGATTGGCGTGAACCAGGTGTACTTCACTGCCAGCAAACAAGAGCGCAGGCAGGTCGCGGAGTATTACCTCAGCGTCGTGGGCCTCGCGGAGTCGATGCATAAATATCCCGCCGAACTTTCCCAGGGCATGCGCCAACGCGTGGGGATTGCCAGAGCCTTCGCCCTCCAACCGAAGATGTTGCTGCTCGACGAGCCTTTCGGTATGCTCGACGCGCTCACCCGTTTCGAACTGCAGCAGGTGCTGCTCGAACTGTGGCGCAAGTTCCGTATCACCACCCTTATGGTCACGCATGATGTGGATGAAGCCATTTTCCTGAGTGACCGAGTGGTGATGATGAGCGACGGCCCCGAGGCCGAGGTCGGCGACATCCTGCGCATCCCCTTCGAACGACCGCGTGATCGCAAGGTCATCATGGAAGATCCGCGCTACTACGATCTGCGCGAGCACCTCATCACCTTCCTCAACGACCGCTCACATCTCCGCCCGAGCAAGGATCCTGCTTTCAAGCCCTCGGCCGATATGGCCGAGGAGCTTCGCTCCCACAACCTGTCTGTGCCCACCCCTCTCCCAGCCGCATAA
- a CDS encoding ABC transporter ATP-binding protein: MALIELKGVSKGYGSNGSRNEILKDINFAVEEGEFVVIVGYSGSGKTTLMNMISGLAKPDTGEALMEGKAITGPGPDRSLVFQNYSLLPWLTVTENIALAVDAVFPDWSKDKRRGHVEKHIAMVKLSHAASRFPKELSGGMRQRVSVARALAMDSRVLLLDEPLSALDALTRATLQDDISDIWQRQRKTVIWITNDPDEAILLADRVIPLLPTSPATLGQSIKVELERPRDRKAINHDPKFKALRNELINLLLEAKGKQRSTVSKKLVLPDILPEDLSVVNSLQFLHRRGPRRRNEEKRETIEVLP; encoded by the coding sequence ATGGCTCTGATTGAACTAAAAGGCGTATCGAAGGGCTACGGGAGCAATGGCTCCCGCAACGAAATCCTCAAGGACATCAACTTTGCCGTCGAGGAGGGTGAGTTCGTGGTGATCGTCGGATATTCCGGAAGCGGAAAGACGACGCTGATGAACATGATCTCCGGGCTCGCGAAGCCGGATACGGGAGAGGCTTTGATGGAAGGAAAAGCCATCACGGGTCCCGGCCCAGATCGCAGCCTGGTGTTCCAAAACTACTCGCTACTTCCGTGGCTCACGGTGACGGAGAACATCGCGCTCGCAGTGGATGCGGTGTTCCCAGATTGGTCCAAGGACAAGCGACGCGGACATGTGGAGAAGCACATCGCGATGGTGAAGCTCTCCCATGCGGCGAGCCGCTTCCCGAAGGAGCTCTCCGGCGGCATGCGCCAGCGTGTATCCGTGGCACGTGCTCTGGCCATGGACTCACGAGTGCTGCTGCTCGATGAACCACTCAGTGCGCTTGATGCGCTCACGCGTGCCACGCTGCAGGATGACATCAGCGACATCTGGCAGCGCCAGCGTAAAACGGTCATCTGGATCACCAATGACCCGGACGAAGCTATCCTGCTGGCTGACCGTGTCATTCCCCTCCTGCCCACATCGCCGGCCACGCTCGGCCAGAGCATCAAGGTCGAACTTGAACGTCCTCGCGATCGCAAGGCCATCAACCACGATCCCAAGTTCAAAGCCCTGCGCAATGAGCTGATCAACCTGCTGCTCGAAGCGAAGGGCAAGCAGCGCTCCACGGTGAGCAAGAAGCTCGTGCTGCCGGACATCCTTCCGGAAGACTTGAGTGTGGTGAACAGCCTGCAGTTCCTGCACCGCCGTGGACCACGCCGTCGCAATGAAGAGAAGCGCGAAACCATTGAAGTCCTCCCATGA
- a CDS encoding four helix bundle protein gives MTPVELKNRTMEFAVRTLKMVDALPKSVAGRTVANQIARSATSVAANYRAALRGRSRAEFLSKIGITLEEADETTFWLELTIQAGLLPKTRLQPLHTEAEELTKIFNATRSTTKGRSGKNQKS, from the coding sequence ATGACACCCGTTGAGCTCAAAAACCGGACGATGGAATTCGCTGTGAGAACCCTTAAGATGGTCGATGCCCTTCCGAAGAGCGTTGCCGGCAGAACTGTGGCAAATCAGATTGCCAGAAGTGCCACCTCCGTTGCAGCGAACTACCGCGCAGCACTTCGCGGCCGTTCTAGAGCGGAGTTCTTGAGCAAGATTGGCATCACGTTGGAAGAGGCGGACGAAACCACCTTTTGGCTGGAGTTGACCATCCAAGCCGGGCTTCTCCCAAAAACGCGACTTCAACCGCTGCACACCGAAGCCGAAGAACTCACAAAGATCTTTAATGCTACCCGTTCCACGACCAAGGGGCGCTCGGGCAAAAATCAAAAATCGTAA
- the ntrB gene encoding nitrate ABC transporter permease, with translation MHVLKRLRLDDFILPLVGFAAFLILWQVIAGKVMVTKEVDDFGDTITKTKRVGISADLPAPSETWKSSKPYIVEPFAKRGELDQGILSFTKLSLGLVMQGYLIALVLGTPLGFCLGLSKTFTKAVDPIIQVLRPVSPLAWFPLGLVLFSSVKLMDGSGKTYFGASDAAALFTIAVCSMWPTVMNTAVGVRAVPQDYLNVAKVLKLSKFKTLMKVLVPATLPYMFTGFRLSLGLAWLVIVAVEMLTGRPGVGGFLWQEYNAGSYSRIVLCILTIGVVGLVLDRLMSVVERRFKTA, from the coding sequence ATGCACGTTCTCAAAAGACTCAGACTCGATGACTTCATCCTGCCGCTGGTGGGCTTCGCCGCCTTCCTCATCTTGTGGCAGGTCATCGCAGGCAAGGTGATGGTGACCAAGGAAGTCGATGACTTCGGCGACACCATCACCAAGACCAAGCGAGTCGGCATCAGCGCCGACCTGCCGGCTCCGAGTGAAACCTGGAAATCCAGCAAGCCCTACATCGTGGAGCCCTTCGCCAAGCGCGGAGAGCTCGACCAGGGCATCCTTTCCTTCACCAAGCTCTCGCTGGGCCTGGTGATGCAGGGGTACCTGATCGCGCTGGTGCTGGGTACGCCGCTCGGTTTCTGCCTGGGTCTTTCGAAAACGTTTACCAAGGCGGTCGACCCCATCATCCAGGTACTACGACCGGTGTCGCCACTCGCGTGGTTCCCGCTGGGACTGGTGCTCTTCAGCTCCGTGAAGCTGATGGATGGCAGTGGCAAGACCTACTTCGGCGCCTCCGACGCGGCGGCACTCTTCACCATCGCGGTCTGCTCCATGTGGCCCACGGTGATGAACACCGCCGTCGGAGTGCGCGCCGTGCCACAGGACTACCTGAATGTGGCGAAGGTGCTGAAGCTCTCGAAGTTCAAGACTCTCATGAAGGTTCTCGTGCCTGCCACGCTGCCCTACATGTTCACCGGTTTCCGTCTCTCCCTCGGTCTCGCCTGGCTCGTGATCGTGGCGGTGGAGATGCTCACCGGTCGCCCCGGTGTGGGTGGCTTCCTCTGGCAGGAATACAATGCCGGCAGTTACTCGCGCATCGTGCTCTGCATTCTCACCATCGGCGTCGTGGGCCTCGTGCTCGACCGCTTGATGAGTGTGGTGGAGCGCCGGTTCAAAACTGCTTAA
- a CDS encoding CmpA/NrtA family ABC transporter substrate-binding protein, whose translation MNKMTNTISRRQLIRQSAKALSAGALLAGLPKGWVGTAYADDSPERADMKFGMIALTDCSSIVIAHEKGLFKKYGINSTVAKGASWAAIRDSLSNDDIQATHMLLGMPIASTMGLGGAPKKPMIVPWILNRNGQSITLKKDLAGKVADDPKALKPLVDAAKASGTPMTFAMTFPPGTHAMWLRYWLAAGGVNPGDASGGGADISLITIPPPQMVANMKVGKMDGFCVGEPWNARSIAEEIGFTAINTQGIWKDHPEKVCAFTEEFANKNPKTVKAVLKALQESSAWLDKMENREEQAKIVSAATYINCPPETILGRLQGKYVMGDGRKFRDPNYMIFNDRNCNYPQPKYAKWWLTQLRRWGFTEGAPDYEGVAKQVMRTDIYEEAMKEMGYAHGGLSETPETFFDGKAFDPKADLEAYAASFDVKSLKA comes from the coding sequence ATGAATAAGATGACCAATACCATCTCCCGCCGCCAGCTCATCCGACAGTCCGCCAAGGCCCTCAGCGCCGGAGCTCTGCTCGCCGGCCTACCCAAAGGCTGGGTCGGTACCGCCTATGCCGATGACTCTCCGGAGCGTGCCGACATGAAGTTCGGCATGATCGCGCTCACCGACTGCTCCAGCATCGTGATCGCTCACGAGAAAGGCCTCTTCAAGAAGTACGGCATCAACTCCACCGTGGCAAAGGGCGCAAGCTGGGCGGCGATCCGCGACTCGCTTTCCAATGATGACATCCAGGCCACGCACATGCTGCTAGGCATGCCCATCGCGAGCACCATGGGTCTGGGCGGCGCTCCGAAGAAGCCGATGATTGTCCCGTGGATCCTCAATCGCAACGGCCAGTCCATCACGCTGAAAAAGGATCTCGCCGGTAAAGTGGCAGACGATCCCAAGGCACTGAAGCCTCTCGTGGATGCCGCGAAAGCCTCTGGCACGCCGATGACCTTTGCCATGACCTTCCCGCCTGGCACACACGCCATGTGGCTCCGCTACTGGCTCGCCGCCGGTGGTGTGAATCCTGGCGATGCCTCCGGTGGCGGCGCAGACATTTCGCTCATCACCATTCCCCCACCCCAGATGGTGGCGAACATGAAGGTGGGCAAGATGGATGGCTTCTGCGTGGGCGAACCGTGGAATGCGCGCAGCATTGCAGAAGAGATTGGCTTCACTGCCATCAACACGCAAGGCATCTGGAAGGATCACCCCGAGAAGGTGTGCGCCTTCACCGAAGAATTCGCCAACAAGAATCCCAAGACCGTGAAGGCCGTGCTCAAGGCACTGCAGGAATCCAGCGCCTGGCTCGACAAGATGGAGAACCGCGAAGAGCAGGCGAAGATCGTCAGCGCGGCCACCTACATCAACTGTCCGCCAGAAACGATTCTCGGGCGTCTGCAAGGCAAGTACGTCATGGGCGACGGACGCAAGTTCCGCGACCCGAACTACATGATCTTCAACGATCGCAACTGCAACTACCCGCAGCCCAAGTACGCCAAGTGGTGGCTCACGCAGCTGCGCCGCTGGGGCTTCACCGAAGGCGCTCCGGACTACGAAGGCGTGGCCAAGCAGGTGATGCGCACGGACATCTACGAAGAGGCGATGAAGGAGATGGGCTACGCCCATGGTGGCCTGAGCGAGACACCGGAAACCTTCTTCGATGGCAAGGCCTTCGATCCGAAGGCAGACCTCGAGGCCTATGCGGCCAGCTTCGATGTGAAATCCCTCAAAGCATAA
- a CDS encoding CmpA/NrtA family ABC transporter substrate-binding protein, translating to MARPLRCANPVTKHSKHHSTSSIRGRRGAVRIGFIALADCAPLLVADALGLFAKHDVQVELHREVGWATIREKILYRQIDAAHAVTGLGLSLRLGLGGAACRTIAPFIFNLHGNAITLSMDLWRRGVRDAASLGKLIRSNPQRLITLGIVARTSTHNFMMRRWLQSGGINPDRDVRLVVLPPTQMVGSLAAGLIDGYCVGEPWNSAAVTRGIGWCPVTSEDLMPGHPEKVLLTTEDYAEEHPAEIRAVIRALYEACQFCDRMDNRARVVEILLSSGHVRADRDVLKLSLIGPFDDGTSRRRAAENFHIFHRGDANAPSRAKAEWLLGEFIAHGLIPAEAREQAREEVLRCCTPELFHDALSSPAPASASKPTKSKAQAALQPALA from the coding sequence GTGGCACGCCCGCTGCGGTGTGCCAACCCCGTGACGAAGCATTCAAAACACCATTCCACGAGCAGCATTCGAGGCCGCCGCGGCGCCGTTCGCATCGGGTTCATCGCCCTTGCTGACTGCGCACCACTGCTGGTGGCAGACGCCCTCGGGCTCTTCGCCAAACATGATGTGCAGGTGGAACTGCACCGCGAAGTGGGCTGGGCCACCATTCGCGAAAAGATCCTCTATCGACAAATCGACGCCGCACATGCCGTCACTGGTCTTGGCCTTTCGCTGCGTCTTGGCCTGGGTGGTGCCGCCTGCCGCACCATTGCCCCATTCATCTTCAATCTGCATGGAAATGCCATCACGCTGAGCATGGATCTCTGGCGGCGTGGCGTGCGTGATGCCGCCTCGCTCGGCAAGCTCATCCGCAGCAACCCACAGCGCCTGATCACGCTCGGCATCGTGGCGCGCACCTCCACACACAACTTCATGATGCGCCGCTGGCTGCAGAGCGGCGGTATCAATCCGGATCGTGATGTGCGCCTTGTCGTGCTGCCTCCCACACAAATGGTAGGCTCGCTGGCCGCTGGATTGATTGATGGCTACTGCGTGGGTGAACCGTGGAACTCCGCGGCCGTCACACGAGGTATCGGCTGGTGTCCGGTCACGAGTGAGGATCTCATGCCGGGTCACCCGGAGAAGGTGCTCCTCACCACCGAGGACTATGCGGAGGAACATCCCGCAGAGATTCGGGCGGTGATCCGTGCGCTGTATGAGGCCTGCCAGTTTTGCGATCGCATGGATAACCGCGCGCGTGTCGTGGAAATTCTCCTCAGCAGTGGCCATGTGCGTGCCGACCGCGATGTCTTGAAGCTCTCGCTCATCGGTCCCTTCGATGATGGCACCTCGCGCCGTCGTGCCGCGGAGAACTTCCACATCTTCCATCGCGGCGATGCGAATGCGCCCTCCCGCGCGAAGGCAGAGTGGCTGCTCGGGGAGTTCATCGCCCACGGACTCATCCCTGCCGAAGCACGCGAGCAAGCCCGCGAAGAAGTGCTGCGCTGCTGCACTCCGGAACTTTTCCACGATGCCCTCTCCTCACCTGCACCCGCATCCGCATCCAAGCCCACCAAAAGCAAAGCTCAAGCCGCCCTCCAACCTGCCCTCGCATGA
- a CDS encoding LysR family transcriptional regulator, which produces MEQPLLDARQLRAFTVLAREGSFTQAGRALHLTQSAISHAIRALEQDLGCQLFHRQGKRVLLTHHGRELLRHADAIQNQMAQARSSLGALDQNPRGHLRIGCTPAASQFILPTVLREFKDSFPLFSISVSPGETPETLERLENGVLDIAICLRPRDTSHLTCHALFEDELVFLTSPLHPWHQEPPKPKDLAGETYIISSRNSSTFQLINEYFLKLGARPRSFIELGSTEAIKELVKLGLGVAMVAPWVTRNELKSGELVAIPLLRGRIKRQWVVTHLKNKAVTLAEQTFLALCEAVGNDLELKPKPVAAAASSKRNNGRRAEK; this is translated from the coding sequence ATGGAACAGCCGCTCTTAGATGCACGCCAGCTTCGTGCCTTCACCGTCCTCGCACGGGAGGGCAGTTTTACGCAGGCGGGTAGAGCACTGCATCTTACGCAAAGCGCCATCAGCCATGCCATTAGGGCGCTTGAGCAGGACCTCGGTTGTCAGCTCTTCCATCGTCAGGGGAAGCGGGTTCTGTTGACTCACCATGGCCGTGAACTCCTCCGCCATGCGGACGCCATCCAGAATCAGATGGCCCAGGCGCGTTCCAGCCTTGGGGCACTGGACCAGAACCCGCGCGGCCATTTGCGCATCGGCTGCACGCCCGCGGCCTCGCAGTTCATCCTGCCCACCGTACTTCGTGAGTTCAAAGATTCGTTTCCACTCTTCAGTATCTCCGTATCACCGGGAGAAACGCCAGAGACGCTGGAGCGGCTGGAGAATGGCGTGCTGGACATCGCCATCTGCCTGAGACCTCGCGATACCTCCCATCTCACGTGCCATGCGTTGTTTGAAGATGAGCTGGTCTTCCTCACTTCACCTCTGCATCCCTGGCATCAGGAGCCGCCGAAGCCCAAGGACTTGGCAGGAGAGACCTACATCATCTCCAGCCGGAACAGCTCTACGTTCCAGCTCATCAATGAGTACTTCCTGAAGCTGGGAGCGCGGCCACGCTCCTTCATCGAACTGGGTAGCACGGAGGCCATCAAGGAACTCGTGAAGCTGGGCTTGGGCGTTGCGATGGTCGCTCCATGGGTGACCCGCAATGAGCTCAAGTCCGGCGAACTGGTGGCCATTCCCCTGCTGCGTGGCCGTATCAAGCGCCAATGGGTGGTGACGCATTTGAAGAACAAGGCTGTCACCCTCGCAGAGCAGACCTTCCTGGCCCTGTGCGAAGCCGTGGGCAACGATTTGGAACTCAAACCGAAGCCCGTGGCCGCTGCTGCTTCATCCAAGCGCAACAACGGACGGCGCGCAGAAAAGTAA